One window of the Agrobacterium larrymoorei genome contains the following:
- a CDS encoding DUF917 domain-containing protein: MIEEFSEDDIEPLATGAWILGTGGGGNPYISTLNLRRLYAEGRKVNVMDPMALADDDMVAVVSKMGAPLVGQERLVDPVHLARAVEVMEDYIGKPFRAIMSVEIGGSNALSSFLAAAMLDRPVVNADAMGRAYPEAQMTSFAIGNLPMFPLSLVDVRDNEVIVTRAASWKWMERISRKVCTEVGSTAATCKAPRTGKEVKEWGIHYTVTKATKLGRAVMEARSRHDDPVQAVLEHEGGKQLFRGKVVDVARETTGGFLRGSTTIEGIDADKGSRMELAFQNEWAVAFRDGHPVGMTPDLLCLLDTVSGSAIGTESVRYGQRVTVVALPAPELLTTPAGIAAVGPRAFGYDIDFRSVFP, from the coding sequence ATGATTGAGGAATTTTCCGAAGACGATATCGAACCTTTGGCCACAGGTGCCTGGATTTTAGGAACCGGCGGCGGAGGCAATCCCTATATCTCGACGCTCAATCTGCGCCGTCTCTACGCAGAAGGCCGAAAGGTGAATGTCATGGACCCCATGGCATTGGCCGATGACGATATGGTTGCCGTCGTCTCCAAAATGGGTGCCCCACTGGTCGGTCAGGAACGATTGGTGGATCCGGTGCATCTTGCGCGTGCCGTCGAGGTCATGGAAGATTACATAGGCAAGCCATTCCGGGCGATCATGAGCGTGGAGATCGGCGGATCGAATGCGCTTTCGTCCTTTCTCGCTGCCGCCATGCTCGACCGACCGGTCGTTAATGCTGACGCGATGGGTCGCGCCTATCCCGAAGCACAGATGACATCTTTCGCGATAGGCAATCTTCCCATGTTCCCGCTGTCGCTGGTCGACGTGCGAGACAATGAGGTGATCGTGACGCGCGCAGCCTCCTGGAAATGGATGGAGCGCATCTCGCGCAAGGTCTGTACGGAAGTCGGCTCTACAGCCGCGACCTGCAAGGCACCTCGCACCGGCAAGGAAGTGAAGGAGTGGGGCATCCACTACACGGTTACCAAGGCGACCAAATTGGGACGCGCGGTGATGGAAGCGCGTTCGCGCCATGACGATCCGGTTCAGGCGGTTCTTGAGCATGAGGGTGGCAAGCAGCTTTTCCGCGGCAAGGTGGTGGATGTCGCCCGCGAAACCACCGGCGGTTTCCTCCGAGGCAGCACGACCATTGAAGGCATCGACGCAGATAAAGGGTCGCGCATGGAGCTTGCCTTCCAGAATGAGTGGGCTGTCGCCTTCCGCGACGGTCACCCGGTCGGCATGACGCCGGACCTGCTTTGCCTTCTCGATACGGTTTCAGGCAGCGCCATAGGAACGGAGTCCGTGCGTTACGGGCAGAGGGTCACCGTGGTGGCCCTGCCCGCGCCGGAACTTCTGACGACGCCTGCCGGCATCGCCGCCGTTGGACCACGCGCCTTCGGTTATGACATTGACTTCAGATCGGTATTCCCATGA
- a CDS encoding hydantoinase/oxoprolinase family protein — MKRIGIDVGGTNTDAVLIDGDAIVAAIKVPTTQDVLSGVKSALSHVAGQIGAADRPIDAVMIGTTHFTNAVVERARLERIAAIRIALPTGSSLPPMCDWPKDLYDAVNPLIFMVHGGHEYDGSPLVPMIPDEIREVAMKIRDAGITSIAISATFSPLTTECEVRAADIVRSVIPDAGITLSHTLGRIGLLERENVALLNAALQTLGKTTVQAFSDALREAGVKAPFYLTQNDGTVALADVAAANPVHSFASGPTNSMRGAAFLTGLSDAMVVDVGGTTSDIGCLVGGFPREANNIVHIGGVRTLFRMPDLLPIALGGGTIVDPRTGKIGPRSVGYRILMEARVFGGDTLTTSDIAVAAGLIEMGDRDRVRNLDPVFVQATLQNIRDMVADGFDQMKTSADEVPLIAVGGGAFLIPERVPGASEVLRVENAGVANALGAAMAQVSGEVDRVFSGLSRDQALEQAEIEAQSAAIASGAEKTSLKTLEVEDIPIAYLPGGARRVRVRVIGDISFTED; from the coding sequence ATGAAACGCATCGGTATTGACGTTGGCGGCACCAATACGGATGCCGTTCTGATCGATGGCGACGCGATTGTCGCCGCCATTAAAGTTCCAACAACGCAGGACGTTCTGTCCGGTGTCAAATCGGCGCTCAGCCATGTGGCAGGCCAAATCGGCGCAGCGGATCGTCCGATCGACGCTGTGATGATTGGAACCACTCACTTCACCAATGCCGTGGTGGAGCGCGCCAGGCTGGAGCGTATCGCGGCCATTCGCATCGCTTTGCCGACCGGGTCTTCCCTACCGCCCATGTGCGACTGGCCGAAAGACTTGTATGACGCCGTCAATCCTCTGATTTTCATGGTTCACGGCGGCCATGAATATGACGGCAGTCCGCTGGTGCCGATGATCCCGGACGAGATCCGCGAAGTCGCGATGAAAATCCGGGACGCGGGGATCACCTCCATCGCCATTTCCGCGACCTTTTCTCCGTTAACGACCGAATGCGAGGTTCGCGCAGCGGACATCGTTCGTTCCGTTATTCCCGATGCGGGGATTACGCTGTCTCACACGCTTGGACGCATCGGGCTTCTCGAGCGGGAAAACGTCGCGCTCTTGAATGCCGCCCTGCAAACGCTCGGCAAGACAACCGTCCAGGCCTTCTCGGACGCACTGCGAGAGGCCGGCGTGAAGGCGCCGTTCTACCTGACCCAGAATGACGGAACCGTGGCGCTGGCAGATGTGGCTGCGGCGAACCCGGTCCACAGTTTCGCGTCCGGGCCGACCAACTCCATGCGCGGCGCAGCCTTTCTGACTGGGCTTTCCGACGCGATGGTGGTGGATGTCGGCGGCACCACGTCCGATATCGGCTGCCTTGTCGGCGGCTTCCCACGCGAAGCCAACAACATCGTTCACATAGGCGGGGTGCGCACACTCTTCCGCATGCCCGACCTTCTGCCTATCGCGCTTGGCGGGGGCACCATCGTCGACCCCCGGACTGGCAAAATCGGCCCCCGATCGGTTGGTTATCGCATCCTCATGGAAGCGCGTGTTTTTGGCGGCGACACCTTGACGACCTCCGACATTGCCGTGGCCGCAGGACTGATCGAAATGGGCGACCGGGATCGCGTCAGAAATCTCGACCCCGTTTTTGTCCAGGCAACGCTTCAAAATATCCGGGACATGGTCGCCGATGGCTTTGACCAGATGAAGACGTCCGCGGACGAGGTACCCCTTATAGCCGTTGGCGGTGGCGCCTTCCTCATCCCGGAAAGGGTTCCGGGGGCGTCTGAGGTTCTGCGCGTAGAAAATGCGGGCGTGGCCAACGCCCTGGGCGCAGCGATGGCACAAGTCTCCGGGGAAGTCGATCGTGTGTTCTCCGGGCTTAGCCGTGACCAGGCCCTTGAACAGGCAGAGATCGAGGCGCAAAGCGCTGCAATCGCATCCGGTGCGGAGAAGACAAGCCTCAAGACGCTGGAAGTCGAGGATATTCCGATCGCCTATCTGCCAGGTGGCGCACGACGGGTGCGCGTGCGCGTCATCGGCGATATCTCTTTCACTGAAGACTGA
- a CDS encoding ABC transporter substrate-binding protein: MKMPVISSRLAALALGTSLALPLASSSVLAEDKVSVAVNTMQIFSSLDPAKVTDYTGYMAIVNMYDGLTTVNPKGEIVPHLAKSWDISPDGLTYTFHLRDDAKFQDGTPVKATDLVWSIQRLLGINKGPSNLIVGVLKPENVTAPDNATLVMKIERQFSPFMAATPLMMALNKTLIEANAKPEDKWGEAYVGEHSAGSGPYKLVSYNRSADMVIARNADYFLGWTKGKPIDEVRFVQTSDDATVKALAEKGELGLSSHGLGNDTYEAIGRMKGYKLIQTRTAGGFVIKLNTKVYPTDDIHVRRAIAYATDYKTIQEVIYPGFDMQGPLSDAFKDAHNGDIKPGVYDLEKAKEELAKSKYAGQKITLVNSYVASLAFEAEVALLLQSSLEQIGITLDIKPEPWNRIVELSSKVETTPASTQVNISPTYPSPDSMFYNQYYSKASGTWMSMEWLQNAEIDSLIDKARATTDVNEQNAAYKELQTKIVDLQPDVWAVSPNRRYAANKCLQGYQFIPMQSWDLNFSNFHWDCKAE; encoded by the coding sequence ATGAAAATGCCTGTAATTTCTTCCCGTCTCGCCGCGCTGGCGCTCGGCACATCGCTTGCTCTGCCGCTCGCATCTTCCTCAGTCCTTGCGGAAGACAAGGTATCGGTCGCAGTCAACACGATGCAGATCTTCAGTTCACTCGACCCGGCAAAGGTCACGGACTACACCGGCTACATGGCCATTGTGAACATGTATGACGGCCTGACGACGGTCAATCCAAAAGGCGAGATCGTACCGCATCTGGCGAAATCCTGGGACATCTCGCCGGATGGACTGACCTACACCTTCCATCTGCGAGACGATGCGAAATTCCAGGACGGCACGCCGGTCAAGGCGACCGATCTCGTCTGGTCGATCCAGCGCCTTCTCGGCATCAACAAGGGCCCATCCAACCTGATCGTCGGCGTTCTGAAGCCGGAAAACGTGACAGCGCCGGATAACGCCACTCTGGTGATGAAGATCGAACGCCAGTTCTCCCCCTTCATGGCCGCGACACCTTTGATGATGGCACTGAACAAGACGCTGATCGAAGCCAACGCCAAGCCGGAAGACAAGTGGGGCGAGGCCTATGTTGGCGAACATTCCGCCGGCTCCGGTCCTTACAAGCTCGTCAGCTACAATCGCTCAGCTGATATGGTGATCGCTCGCAATGCCGACTATTTCCTTGGCTGGACCAAGGGCAAGCCGATCGACGAAGTGCGCTTTGTGCAGACAAGTGACGATGCCACCGTCAAGGCGCTTGCGGAGAAGGGCGAACTTGGCCTTTCGTCACATGGTCTCGGCAACGACACTTATGAAGCCATCGGCCGTATGAAGGGTTACAAACTCATTCAGACCCGCACCGCAGGCGGCTTCGTCATCAAGCTGAACACGAAGGTCTACCCGACCGATGACATCCACGTTCGCCGCGCCATTGCTTATGCGACCGATTACAAGACGATCCAGGAAGTGATCTATCCGGGCTTCGACATGCAAGGCCCACTCTCCGATGCTTTCAAGGATGCGCATAACGGAGATATCAAGCCCGGCGTCTACGATCTGGAAAAGGCGAAGGAAGAACTGGCCAAATCGAAATATGCCGGCCAAAAGATCACGCTGGTCAACAGCTACGTCGCCTCGCTAGCCTTCGAGGCGGAAGTGGCTCTGCTTCTACAGTCGAGCCTGGAGCAGATCGGCATTACGCTCGATATCAAACCAGAGCCATGGAACCGCATTGTCGAACTTTCCTCAAAGGTCGAAACGACGCCTGCTTCCACACAGGTGAACATTTCGCCGACATACCCCTCGCCAGATTCGATGTTCTACAACCAGTATTACTCGAAAGCGTCGGGCACATGGATGTCGATGGAATGGCTACAGAATGCAGAGATCGATAGTCTCATCGACAAGGCGCGCGCAACCACGGACGTCAACGAGCAGAACGCGGCCTATAAGGAACTGCAGACAAAGATTGTCGATCTTCAACCGGATGTCTGGGCCGTTTCGCCCAACCGCCGCTATGCGGCGAACAAATGCCTGCAAGGTTACCAGTTCATCCCCATGCAGAGTTGGGATCTGAACTTCTCCAATTTCCATTGGGACTGCAAGGCGGAGTAA
- a CDS encoding DUF917 domain-containing protein, whose product MGETRKLKYDDAALRTLTREDLNALEIGAGILGTGGGGNPYLGKLLALEAMKAGYEMKILATDAIEPDALCMSIGGIGAPVVGVERIREGREGLRCLRAMEDLIRTPVDAIVCEEIGGSNSMNPLVTAALGGLPILDCDGMGRAFPEMQMTTFSIYGHSSTPSVMCDLHGNAVIFSHAVSEVWHERMARACVVSQGGGAMLATAPMQAHYVHQYGIPKTYTKAIAIGEAVIRARKQQEDPIAAVCALEGGRRIFNGKITDLKRHLRGGFAVGDLTLSGFDDCAGQTAGVAIQNEFLLFSRDGKVEVTVPDLIVLLDVDTGYPITTEVLRYGQRVAVIAIPCHDLLRSARALEVVGPAAFGYPDIPFSPLPVPVSKAA is encoded by the coding sequence ATGGGTGAGACACGCAAGCTGAAATATGACGACGCGGCATTGCGTACGCTGACCCGGGAAGACCTCAACGCACTGGAGATCGGTGCTGGCATCCTTGGCACCGGTGGCGGCGGCAATCCTTATCTCGGCAAGCTTTTGGCGCTGGAAGCCATGAAAGCAGGATACGAGATGAAGATCCTTGCAACCGACGCCATCGAGCCAGACGCGCTTTGCATGTCTATTGGCGGCATAGGTGCACCCGTCGTCGGCGTCGAGCGCATTCGCGAAGGCCGGGAGGGCCTGCGCTGCCTGCGGGCCATGGAAGACCTGATCCGCACCCCGGTCGATGCCATTGTCTGCGAGGAAATTGGCGGTTCCAACTCCATGAACCCGCTGGTGACGGCGGCACTTGGCGGCCTGCCGATCCTTGATTGCGACGGCATGGGCCGAGCCTTCCCCGAAATGCAGATGACCACCTTTTCCATCTACGGCCATAGTTCGACGCCGTCGGTGATGTGCGATCTGCACGGCAACGCCGTGATCTTCAGCCATGCGGTTTCTGAAGTGTGGCACGAGCGCATGGCGCGCGCCTGCGTCGTCTCGCAGGGCGGTGGCGCGATGCTGGCGACGGCGCCGATGCAAGCGCATTACGTCCACCAGTACGGGATTCCAAAAACCTACACCAAGGCGATTGCCATTGGTGAGGCGGTGATCCGCGCTCGCAAGCAGCAGGAAGACCCGATTGCCGCGGTCTGCGCGCTGGAAGGCGGGCGACGTATTTTCAATGGCAAGATTACCGATCTGAAGCGTCATCTACGCGGCGGCTTCGCCGTCGGCGATCTGACCCTCTCCGGCTTCGATGATTGCGCCGGTCAGACTGCGGGCGTCGCAATTCAGAACGAGTTTCTGCTGTTCAGCCGCGATGGCAAGGTAGAGGTCACGGTACCAGACCTGATCGTCCTGCTCGATGTCGACACGGGTTACCCGATCACCACCGAAGTTCTGCGCTATGGTCAGCGAGTGGCCGTCATCGCCATTCCTTGCCATGACCTGTTGCGCAGCGCCCGAGCGCTTGAAGTCGTAGGGCCTGCGGCTTTCGGTTACCCCGACATTCCTTTCTCACCGCTGCCCGTTCCGGTCAGTAAGGCTGCCTAA
- a CDS encoding isoaspartyl peptidase/L-asparaginase family protein: MTKIALAIHGGCGVMPESSMTAAEWAAARDDLAAALRAGYGVLKEGGSAVEAVEAAVVVMEDSPHFNAGHGAALNENCIHELDASIMDGATLAAGAISASRAIRNPVKAARALMTDERAVYLTGEAADRFAEEKSLATEHQSYFTTQKRLEALAAMKRHAASGTEATESEKHGTVGAVALDAAGHLAAATSTGGYTNKPDGRVGDSPVIGAGTYARDGACAVSGTGKGEFFIRYVVGHEIASRVAYLGQDLETAAGNLVHRDLAPYDIGAGLVAIDAEGAIAAPYNTPGMFRGWVTVSGEAFVATHDEAYAIKL, from the coding sequence ATGACGAAGATCGCACTGGCCATTCACGGCGGTTGCGGCGTTATGCCCGAAAGCAGCATGACGGCAGCGGAATGGGCTGCCGCACGCGACGATCTGGCAGCCGCCCTTCGCGCCGGGTACGGCGTTTTAAAGGAGGGGGGAAGCGCGGTTGAAGCCGTTGAGGCGGCTGTTGTCGTCATGGAAGACAGCCCGCATTTCAACGCCGGGCATGGCGCGGCACTGAACGAAAACTGCATTCACGAACTGGATGCCTCGATCATGGATGGGGCAACGCTGGCGGCGGGCGCGATCAGTGCATCGCGTGCCATTCGCAATCCTGTCAAGGCAGCGCGCGCGCTGATGACAGATGAGCGCGCCGTATATCTCACGGGAGAGGCCGCCGACCGCTTTGCTGAGGAAAAAAGCCTCGCGACCGAACATCAATCCTATTTCACCACGCAAAAACGCCTAGAGGCGCTGGCAGCGATGAAGCGTCACGCAGCCTCGGGTACGGAGGCGACGGAAAGCGAAAAGCACGGAACCGTCGGTGCGGTGGCGCTCGATGCGGCGGGCCACCTGGCCGCGGCCACCTCGACAGGTGGCTATACCAATAAGCCGGATGGCCGGGTTGGTGATAGTCCAGTCATCGGCGCTGGCACCTATGCACGCGATGGAGCCTGCGCTGTTTCCGGCACCGGCAAAGGCGAGTTCTTCATTCGTTATGTCGTCGGCCACGAGATCGCGTCCCGCGTTGCCTATCTCGGGCAGGATCTGGAAACCGCAGCCGGAAACCTCGTACACCGGGACCTAGCCCCCTATGATATCGGAGCCGGCCTAGTCGCCATAGATGCGGAGGGCGCCATTGCCGCTCCGTACAATACACCAGGCATGTTCCGCGGTTGGGTTACGGTCTCTGGAGAGGCGTTTGTAGCCACTCATGATGAAGCCTATGCCATCAAACTATAA
- a CDS encoding hydantoinase/oxoprolinase family protein, with protein sequence MYRVGIDVGGTNTDAVVLQDKTVLAGVKASTTEDVTSGVIEALEKVIEASEIDRQQISAVMIGTTHFTNAVIERRHMDEVAAIRIGLPSGAGLPPMVDWPDDLREIVGNHGYQVRGGYEFDGREISPLDEDEVVRIAADIRTKGLKAAAVTCVFSGINDTMELRTKEILRQRCPGLPVVMSKDIGRHGLLPRESAAIMNASLLSLADRTVAAFGEALKAAGIPCPFYITQNDGTLMAADAVRGFPVLTFASGPTNSMRGAAFLTGLKDAVVVDVGGTTSDVGSLSHGFPRQASTTVDIGGVRTNFRMPDVFSIGLGGGSLVTNGDHGLSVGPKSVGYRVRREALCFGGSTLTATDIAVAAGKAEVGEKALVSNLDQKLVDSAVKKINDMLEACVERSRISSSPVPVIAVGGGSILMPDRIGDLEVIRPENFAVANAVGAAIAQVSGETDRVFSLIDGRTRESALAEAEAEARDKAIMAGAIAETLEVIERDDMPLAYLPGNATRIHVKVVGEMGANHG encoded by the coding sequence GTGTATCGCGTTGGAATTGACGTCGGCGGCACAAACACCGATGCCGTTGTGTTACAGGACAAAACGGTCCTGGCGGGGGTCAAAGCCTCCACCACCGAGGATGTGACATCCGGTGTCATCGAAGCCCTTGAAAAGGTCATCGAGGCGTCCGAGATCGACCGGCAGCAGATCAGCGCCGTGATGATCGGCACAACGCATTTCACCAACGCGGTGATTGAGCGCCGCCACATGGACGAGGTTGCCGCCATTCGCATTGGCCTGCCTTCCGGTGCCGGCTTGCCGCCCATGGTCGACTGGCCTGACGATCTTCGCGAAATCGTCGGCAACCACGGCTATCAGGTGCGCGGTGGCTATGAATTCGATGGCCGTGAGATATCGCCCCTCGACGAAGACGAGGTCGTCCGCATTGCCGCGGATATTCGGACAAAGGGTCTGAAGGCCGCCGCCGTGACCTGCGTGTTCAGTGGCATCAACGACACCATGGAACTGCGAACGAAGGAAATCTTGCGACAGCGTTGCCCGGGCCTGCCTGTGGTCATGTCCAAGGATATTGGCAGGCACGGCCTGCTTCCCCGCGAAAGCGCTGCCATCATGAATGCCAGCCTGTTATCGCTCGCTGACCGCACCGTCGCCGCGTTCGGCGAGGCGCTGAAAGCCGCGGGAATACCCTGCCCGTTCTACATCACTCAAAACGACGGTACGTTGATGGCCGCAGATGCGGTGCGTGGCTTCCCCGTGCTGACCTTTGCGTCCGGACCCACGAACTCCATGCGGGGCGCCGCCTTCCTCACCGGCTTGAAGGATGCCGTTGTGGTGGATGTCGGTGGCACCACCTCCGATGTCGGCTCGCTCTCCCACGGTTTTCCTCGCCAGGCCTCGACAACCGTCGATATCGGCGGTGTGCGAACCAATTTTCGCATGCCGGATGTCTTTTCCATCGGCCTTGGTGGCGGATCGCTTGTAACGAATGGCGATCATGGCTTGAGCGTCGGCCCGAAATCGGTGGGCTATCGCGTTCGTCGCGAAGCGCTTTGTTTCGGGGGCTCGACACTGACCGCGACCGATATCGCCGTTGCGGCTGGCAAAGCGGAGGTGGGGGAGAAGGCACTGGTCTCCAACCTCGACCAGAAGCTGGTGGATTCGGCGGTCAAGAAGATCAACGACATGCTGGAAGCCTGTGTCGAGCGCAGCCGCATTTCGTCCTCGCCCGTGCCGGTCATCGCCGTTGGCGGTGGTTCCATCCTGATGCCCGATCGTATCGGCGATCTGGAGGTTATTCGGCCCGAGAATTTTGCCGTGGCAAATGCCGTCGGTGCCGCAATCGCACAGGTTAGCGGCGAGACGGATCGGGTCTTCTCACTGATCGATGGACGCACGCGAGAAAGCGCACTGGCCGAGGCCGAAGCGGAGGCGCGCGACAAAGCAATTATGGCTGGCGCGATTGCCGAAACGCTGGAAGTCATCGAGCGCGACGACATGCCTCTTGCCTACCTGCCCGGCAATGCCACGCGCATTCATGTGAAAGTCGTTGGAGAAATGGGAGCCAATCATGGGTGA
- a CDS encoding FGGY family carbohydrate kinase, whose protein sequence is MRIAAIDQGTTSTRCLVISDDGRVEVVSSLRHTQSYPAPGHVEHDPEELLHNIGAVLAAAGSVDAIAIANQGESCLAWDAKTGEALSPVIVWQDARTAPELSAFPQSAVELSRQICGLPLDPYFSASKLSWLLKNNSRVAQAKAAGRLRLGTTDAFFLDRLAGCFRTDVATASRTGLLDLATGAWSAKLCALHGVPLDCLPAIGSVDSGFGAIEGTPVRVSIVDQQAALYGHGCRQLGDCKITFGTGAFLLAVAGDHRPSVEELVPTIGWQKQDASTVFAIEGGVYDAGATLEWARKLGLYVDHSELDGFEGPSAVRRGLVFVPALSGLAAPYWDRQAVPLFIGMDHGTERRDMVRALLEGIALLTVRLIEAVQVIAPIGHTISIDGGLSHSRYFSSFLAAASGRTIRVPTVHELTAVGLAELSGIDMEAVRNDAAIFSPNGSVEAEDHDRFAGAVEIARGWRSLRNFGSTATG, encoded by the coding sequence ATGCGCATTGCCGCGATTGATCAGGGAACGACATCGACCAGATGCCTCGTGATAAGCGACGACGGAAGGGTAGAGGTCGTCTCAAGCTTGCGCCATACACAATCCTATCCGGCTCCTGGCCATGTGGAGCATGATCCGGAAGAATTGTTACATAATATAGGTGCGGTGCTGGCTGCGGCGGGGTCGGTCGATGCGATAGCGATTGCCAACCAAGGTGAAAGTTGCCTTGCCTGGGATGCCAAGACCGGCGAAGCGCTGTCTCCGGTGATCGTTTGGCAGGATGCCCGCACTGCGCCAGAACTGTCCGCTTTCCCGCAGTCGGCTGTGGAGCTATCGAGACAGATCTGTGGGTTGCCACTTGACCCCTATTTTTCGGCGAGCAAACTATCGTGGCTGCTCAAGAACAACTCGCGGGTGGCTCAAGCGAAAGCCGCAGGACGACTTCGGCTCGGGACCACCGACGCCTTTTTTCTGGATCGGCTGGCGGGCTGCTTCCGTACGGACGTGGCAACGGCCTCGCGCACCGGACTACTCGATCTGGCTACTGGAGCCTGGAGCGCGAAACTCTGCGCGCTACACGGGGTTCCACTCGACTGCCTACCCGCAATCGGCAGTGTTGATAGCGGTTTCGGTGCGATTGAGGGAACGCCTGTGCGGGTCTCTATTGTCGATCAGCAGGCAGCGCTTTACGGGCACGGCTGCCGTCAGCTGGGAGATTGTAAGATAACCTTTGGCACCGGCGCTTTCCTGCTGGCCGTTGCTGGCGACCATCGGCCTTCGGTGGAAGAACTTGTTCCTACCATTGGCTGGCAGAAGCAAGATGCTTCTACCGTTTTTGCCATTGAGGGCGGAGTTTATGATGCCGGAGCCACGCTCGAATGGGCGCGAAAGCTAGGCCTCTATGTCGACCATTCCGAGCTCGATGGTTTCGAGGGGCCATCGGCTGTTCGTCGGGGTCTTGTGTTTGTGCCCGCACTGTCGGGCCTTGCAGCGCCTTACTGGGACAGACAGGCTGTGCCACTCTTCATCGGCATGGACCATGGCACGGAGCGACGCGATATGGTGCGCGCATTGCTTGAAGGTATTGCTTTGCTGACGGTCCGATTGATCGAAGCAGTGCAGGTAATCGCACCAATCGGACACACGATCTCGATCGATGGCGGCCTGTCGCACAGCCGATATTTCTCCAGCTTCCTGGCTGCCGCCAGCGGCCGAACGATCCGCGTGCCGACCGTTCACGAATTAACGGCGGTCGGTCTTGCGGAACTAAGCGGCATCGATATGGAGGCTGTGCGAAACGATGCTGCGATATTTTCGCCCAATGGATCGGTTGAAGCCGAAGACCATGATCGGTTTGCGGGCGCTGTAGAAATTGCAAGAGGGTGGCGAAGCCTACGAAATTTCGGGTCGACAGCAACCGGATAA
- a CDS encoding NAD(P)/FAD-dependent oxidoreductase, protein MSAQEPPPQQLKNDADADVIVVGGGPAGVAAALKLKQRGVSRVMILEREPALGGAPRHCGHSPFGMREFGRIYSGPAYARRLQRQAEDAGVDVRTGHSVVELGQDATLLVTSASGVERLKARRVILATGAREKPRSARLLPGDRPVGVVSTGTLQSYVAFHSIMPFRRPLIIGSELVSFSALLTCLTHGARPVAMIETETQPLAPSLFRWFPRLAGVPFLCKAKLEDIRGRGRVEEADIRLSDGRIMTVKCDGVLLTGQFIPDAALLDTSSVAVAAGSAGPVIDQDGRTANPIYFAGGNVLRAVETAGWSFREGRRVGAAVADDLAREPCDARAVTVTFAEPIKLAVPAMVRRLEIDKAVFHDFQLRFSRRVQGRLSLYLDETEVWSKSGLWLPERRVLVPMPRNADEASAIAFHFLEAN, encoded by the coding sequence ATGAGTGCACAGGAACCTCCTCCGCAGCAACTGAAAAACGATGCGGACGCTGATGTCATTGTCGTTGGCGGTGGTCCGGCCGGTGTCGCGGCGGCGCTGAAGCTGAAACAACGTGGCGTCTCGCGCGTGATGATACTTGAGCGTGAGCCGGCTCTAGGGGGCGCACCCCGTCATTGCGGACATTCGCCTTTCGGTATGCGCGAATTCGGCCGTATCTATTCCGGTCCGGCCTATGCGCGGCGTCTACAGCGGCAGGCGGAGGACGCGGGCGTTGATGTCAGAACCGGACATTCGGTGGTGGAACTGGGACAGGACGCTACTCTGCTGGTGACGTCGGCGAGCGGCGTCGAAAGGTTAAAGGCCCGGCGCGTCATCCTGGCGACGGGCGCGCGTGAGAAACCGCGGTCAGCGCGGCTTTTACCGGGTGACCGGCCAGTTGGCGTGGTGAGCACCGGCACCCTGCAATCCTACGTCGCCTTTCACAGCATCATGCCCTTTCGTCGCCCGCTCATCATCGGTTCGGAACTGGTTTCCTTTTCGGCGCTCCTCACCTGTCTGACACACGGCGCACGGCCTGTCGCGATGATCGAAACGGAGACGCAGCCGCTGGCGCCGTCGCTCTTCCGTTGGTTTCCACGATTGGCTGGCGTGCCTTTCCTTTGCAAAGCAAAGCTTGAGGACATCCGTGGGCGCGGGCGCGTGGAGGAGGCTGACATCCGTCTGTCAGATGGCCGTATCATGACGGTCAAATGCGATGGCGTGCTCCTCACCGGGCAGTTCATACCGGACGCAGCGCTTTTGGACACATCCTCAGTGGCGGTAGCAGCAGGCAGCGCGGGCCCTGTGATCGATCAGGATGGACGGACGGCCAACCCGATCTATTTCGCTGGCGGAAACGTGTTGAGGGCCGTGGAAACGGCCGGCTGGTCTTTTCGGGAGGGGCGCCGCGTGGGCGCCGCCGTCGCGGATGATCTTGCCCGCGAACCATGTGACGCGCGTGCTGTAACGGTTACTTTTGCTGAACCGATCAAGCTCGCCGTGCCTGCCATGGTGAGGCGGCTGGAAATAGACAAAGCGGTTTTCCACGATTTTCAGCTCCGCTTCTCCAGGCGCGTTCAAGGGCGGCTTTCGCTTTACCTTGATGAAACGGAAGTGTGGAGCAAGAGCGGCCTGTGGCTGCCGGAACGCCGCGTGCTCGTGCCGATGCCCCGTAACGCGGATGAAGCAAGCGCGATTGCTTTTCACTTTCTGGAGGCGAATTGA